The following are from one region of the Capsicum annuum cultivar UCD-10X-F1 chromosome 1, UCD10Xv1.1, whole genome shotgun sequence genome:
- the LOC107873387 gene encoding MND1-interacting protein 1 isoform X2, producing the protein MPNGVGVFDDNGWGYCTEEQLEEILLKNLDYLYNVAIAKLVSLGYDEEVAMKAILRNGYCYGGMDVLTNILHNSLLYLSNENVEDSEDRFVDLRQLEEYSLAGMVCLLQQVKPHLSKGDAMWYLLMSDLHVGRASVMEIPIVPPPQSGNCLPSVPVEGVDSSPVGVGVVPAMYRFHAGWGFGNGGANEFPVNGFFSYASESSLQREIECPKRFNLTPSMKTLLKRNVAAVAAGLRANSKYLQNQSQACPSSLPGRDLPSGSTSRFEGGLGQSDESQNLKSQEVVSSVVSKFSDLKLDENSEQVHGQMDQKDEMILNLIHQIKDLERQVKERKDWAHQKAMQAARKLSNDLNELKILRMEREENHRIKKGKQASDDSTTKKSPMEIALQEASGRVDHANLTVKKLENENAEIRAEMEACKLSASESATTCLEVVRRERKCLKKLGAWEKQKNKLQDNIAVEKQKISDLQQQLLEVESAQKEVEAKWRQEQRAKKQALAQVEEERRLKETAEATNKRKLEALRLRMEIDFQRHKDDLQRLEQDLSRLKASNERPEGDVARMLHDFDRSKDSSGKDVSGDRECLICTKDEVSVVFLPCAHQVLCANCNDNYGKKGRAICPCCRVPIEQRIGVFGVTS; encoded by the exons ATGCCAAATGGGGTTGGTGTGTTTGATGATAATGGATGGGGTTACTGTACTGAGGAACAGTTAGAAGAAATCTTGTTAAAGAATTTGGATTATTTGTACAATGTGGCTATCGCAAAGCTTGTATCTTTGGGTTATGATGAAGAAGTGGCAATGAAAGCTATCCTTAGAAATGGATATTGTTATGGTGGTATGGATGTTTTGACTAATATATTGCATAACTCATTGTTGTATTTGAGTAATGAAAATGTTGAGGATTCGGAGGATAGATTTGTGGATTTAAGGCAGTTAGAGGAGTATTCATTGGCTGGTATGGTGtgtttgttgcaacaagttaagCCACATTTGAGTAAAGGGGATGCAATGTGGTATTTGCTAATGAGTGATCTTCATGTTGGTCGTGCTAGTGTGATGGAAATTCCGATTGTTCCTCCTCCCCAAAGTGGAAATTGCTTGCCCAGTGTCCCGGTTGAGGGTGTTGATTCTAGTcctgttggtgttggtgttgtgcCTGCTATGTATAGGTTTCACGCTGGTTGGGGTTTCGGGAATGGGGGTGCTAATGAGTTTCCTGTGAATGGTTTCTTCTCGTATGCCTCGGAATCTTCTTTGCAAAGGGAGATTGAATGTCCAAAGAGGTTTAATCTCACTCCTTCAATGAAAACATTGTTGAAGAGGAACGTTGCAGCTGTTGCTGCTGGATTAAGGGCAAACTCAAAGTACCTGCAAAATCAATCTCAAGCTTGTCCTAGTTCTTTGCCTGGTCGGGACCTGCCAAGTGGAAGTACATCACGGTTTGAAGGTGGACTTGGTCAATCTGATGAATCTCAGAATCTGAAAAGTCAAGAAGTGGTTAGCTCCGTCGTGAGTAAGTTCAGTGATTTGAAACTTGATGAGAATTCGGAGCAGGTACATGGACAGATGGACCAGAAGGACGAGATGATTCTGAACTTGATCCATCAAATAAAAGATTTGGAAAGGCAGGTGAAGGAGCGAAAAGACTGGGCCCACCAGAAGGCAATGCAAGCTGCAAGGAAGCTCAGTAATGACTTAAATGAGCTTAAGATATTGCGGATGGAAAGGGAGGAGAATCACAGAATAAAGAAGGGCAAGCAGGCTAGCGACGACTCTACCACGAAAAAGTCACCTATGGAGATTGCTCTACAGGAAGCAAGTGGCCGCGTTGACCATGCAAACCTGACAGTGAAAAAGCTTGAGAATGAAAATGCTGAAATTAGGGCAGAGATGGAGGCTTGCAAGTTAAGCGCATCAGAGTCTGCAACAACCTGCTTGGAGGTTGTAAGGAGGGAGAGGAAGTGCCTAAAGAAGCTCGGAGCTTGGGAAAAACAGAAAAACAAGCTGCAGGACAATATTGCGGTAGAGAAGCAGAAGATTTCAGATTTGCAGCAGCAACTGCTTGAGGTTGAGTCAGCTCAAAAGGAAGTTGAG GCGAAGTGGAGGCAGGAACAGAGGGCTAAGAAGCAAGCCTTGGCACAAGTAGAAGAGGAGCGGCGCCTCAAGGAAACAGCTGAGGCTACTAACAAAAGAAAGCTTGAGGCTTTGCGCCTTAGGATGGAAATAGATTTCCAGCGGCACAAGGATGACCTCCAACGGCTTGAACAAGACCTGTCTCGGCTTAAAGCATCTAATGAGCGACCGGAAGGAGATGTTGCAAGGATGCTGCATGATTTTGATAGATCGAAGGATTCTTCTGGGAAGGACGTTAGCGGTGATAGGGAATGCTTAATTTGCACGAAGGATGAAGTTTCAGTTGTTTTCTTACCTTGTGCTCATCAGGTTCTATGTGCGAACTGCAATGACAACTACGGGAAGAAGGGAAGAGCTATATGCCCCTGCTGCCGGGTTCCAATTGAACAGAGAATCGGGGTCTTTGGTGTAACTTCGTAG
- the LOC107873387 gene encoding MND1-interacting protein 1 isoform X1 translates to MREKNRRAHPRPFNCQMPNGVGVFDDNGWGYCTEEQLEEILLKNLDYLYNVAIAKLVSLGYDEEVAMKAILRNGYCYGGMDVLTNILHNSLLYLSNENVEDSEDRFVDLRQLEEYSLAGMVCLLQQVKPHLSKGDAMWYLLMSDLHVGRASVMEIPIVPPPQSGNCLPSVPVEGVDSSPVGVGVVPAMYRFHAGWGFGNGGANEFPVNGFFSYASESSLQREIECPKRFNLTPSMKTLLKRNVAAVAAGLRANSKYLQNQSQACPSSLPGRDLPSGSTSRFEGGLGQSDESQNLKSQEVVSSVVSKFSDLKLDENSEQVHGQMDQKDEMILNLIHQIKDLERQVKERKDWAHQKAMQAARKLSNDLNELKILRMEREENHRIKKGKQASDDSTTKKSPMEIALQEASGRVDHANLTVKKLENENAEIRAEMEACKLSASESATTCLEVVRRERKCLKKLGAWEKQKNKLQDNIAVEKQKISDLQQQLLEVESAQKEVEAKWRQEQRAKKQALAQVEEERRLKETAEATNKRKLEALRLRMEIDFQRHKDDLQRLEQDLSRLKASNERPEGDVARMLHDFDRSKDSSGKDVSGDRECLICTKDEVSVVFLPCAHQVLCANCNDNYGKKGRAICPCCRVPIEQRIGVFGVTS, encoded by the exons ATGAGAGAGAAGAACAGAAGAGCCCATCCAAg GCCATTTAATTGTCAGATGCCAAATGGGGTTGGTGTGTTTGATGATAATGGATGGGGTTACTGTACTGAGGAACAGTTAGAAGAAATCTTGTTAAAGAATTTGGATTATTTGTACAATGTGGCTATCGCAAAGCTTGTATCTTTGGGTTATGATGAAGAAGTGGCAATGAAAGCTATCCTTAGAAATGGATATTGTTATGGTGGTATGGATGTTTTGACTAATATATTGCATAACTCATTGTTGTATTTGAGTAATGAAAATGTTGAGGATTCGGAGGATAGATTTGTGGATTTAAGGCAGTTAGAGGAGTATTCATTGGCTGGTATGGTGtgtttgttgcaacaagttaagCCACATTTGAGTAAAGGGGATGCAATGTGGTATTTGCTAATGAGTGATCTTCATGTTGGTCGTGCTAGTGTGATGGAAATTCCGATTGTTCCTCCTCCCCAAAGTGGAAATTGCTTGCCCAGTGTCCCGGTTGAGGGTGTTGATTCTAGTcctgttggtgttggtgttgtgcCTGCTATGTATAGGTTTCACGCTGGTTGGGGTTTCGGGAATGGGGGTGCTAATGAGTTTCCTGTGAATGGTTTCTTCTCGTATGCCTCGGAATCTTCTTTGCAAAGGGAGATTGAATGTCCAAAGAGGTTTAATCTCACTCCTTCAATGAAAACATTGTTGAAGAGGAACGTTGCAGCTGTTGCTGCTGGATTAAGGGCAAACTCAAAGTACCTGCAAAATCAATCTCAAGCTTGTCCTAGTTCTTTGCCTGGTCGGGACCTGCCAAGTGGAAGTACATCACGGTTTGAAGGTGGACTTGGTCAATCTGATGAATCTCAGAATCTGAAAAGTCAAGAAGTGGTTAGCTCCGTCGTGAGTAAGTTCAGTGATTTGAAACTTGATGAGAATTCGGAGCAGGTACATGGACAGATGGACCAGAAGGACGAGATGATTCTGAACTTGATCCATCAAATAAAAGATTTGGAAAGGCAGGTGAAGGAGCGAAAAGACTGGGCCCACCAGAAGGCAATGCAAGCTGCAAGGAAGCTCAGTAATGACTTAAATGAGCTTAAGATATTGCGGATGGAAAGGGAGGAGAATCACAGAATAAAGAAGGGCAAGCAGGCTAGCGACGACTCTACCACGAAAAAGTCACCTATGGAGATTGCTCTACAGGAAGCAAGTGGCCGCGTTGACCATGCAAACCTGACAGTGAAAAAGCTTGAGAATGAAAATGCTGAAATTAGGGCAGAGATGGAGGCTTGCAAGTTAAGCGCATCAGAGTCTGCAACAACCTGCTTGGAGGTTGTAAGGAGGGAGAGGAAGTGCCTAAAGAAGCTCGGAGCTTGGGAAAAACAGAAAAACAAGCTGCAGGACAATATTGCGGTAGAGAAGCAGAAGATTTCAGATTTGCAGCAGCAACTGCTTGAGGTTGAGTCAGCTCAAAAGGAAGTTGAG GCGAAGTGGAGGCAGGAACAGAGGGCTAAGAAGCAAGCCTTGGCACAAGTAGAAGAGGAGCGGCGCCTCAAGGAAACAGCTGAGGCTACTAACAAAAGAAAGCTTGAGGCTTTGCGCCTTAGGATGGAAATAGATTTCCAGCGGCACAAGGATGACCTCCAACGGCTTGAACAAGACCTGTCTCGGCTTAAAGCATCTAATGAGCGACCGGAAGGAGATGTTGCAAGGATGCTGCATGATTTTGATAGATCGAAGGATTCTTCTGGGAAGGACGTTAGCGGTGATAGGGAATGCTTAATTTGCACGAAGGATGAAGTTTCAGTTGTTTTCTTACCTTGTGCTCATCAGGTTCTATGTGCGAACTGCAATGACAACTACGGGAAGAAGGGAAGAGCTATATGCCCCTGCTGCCGGGTTCCAATTGAACAGAGAATCGGGGTCTTTGGTGTAACTTCGTAG